A segment of the Pirellulales bacterium genome:
TTTCCATCAATCCAACTTCTGGCATGCCGATTTATCAACAGCTCAGCGATCAAATTTGCGCTGGCGTGGCGCGCGGTCAATTACGGACCGACCAGCGATTGCCTTCGGTCCGCGAATTATCGCAATTGCTGGTGATCAATCCCAACACAGTAGCCCGGACTTACACCGAGCTGGAGCGCGAAGGCGTGCTGTACACTCGGCCGGGAATGGGTGTGTTCATCGCCCCGCTTCCTAGGCCGTTGTCGAAAAAATCCCGCCGTGAGCGGCTGCTGGGCAGCGTCGACCGTCTGTTGGTCGATGCCGTTCGATTTGGCTTTACCGCCGAGGAATTCACCGAGTTTGTGGAAGAACGCATCAAACAATTTCAATGGAGTCCGGCAACCGCCGCGGCATCTCAATAGATCCCCCCACAAGCCAAGGCGCTGCCGGCTCCATGTTCTTATCCAATTCCATGTACACAAAACAGTAAACGCGAACTGAATCCTTCACTCGTTGGTATCCAGCCATGATCGATGCCATTTCCATCGAGCGACTTACCAAGCACTACGGCCCCCGCCGCGTCGTCGACGTGGTAAATCTCCGAATTCCCACCGGTTGCGTGTACGGCTTTTTGGGCCGCAATGGAGCGGGCAAATCGACGCTGATCAAAATGCTGCTGGGCAT
Coding sequences within it:
- a CDS encoding GntR family transcriptional regulator, whose protein sequence is MQFSINPTSGMPIYQQLSDQICAGVARGQLRTDQRLPSVRELSQLLVINPNTVARTYTELEREGVLYTRPGMGVFIAPLPRPLSKKSRRERLLGSVDRLLVDAVRFGFTAEEFTEFVEERIKQFQWSPATAAASQ